In Paraburkholderia bryophila, a single genomic region encodes these proteins:
- a CDS encoding LysR family transcriptional regulator yields MKQNFTVRQGALDGVEVFLSVAQHRSFRRAAAELGVTPSAVSQTVRVLEARIGAALFIRTTRSVGLTEAGERFLAQAKPAFEELVAASEVARGFGQRPTGLLRLSVPRAVLPILLEPLIASFCQAYPEVEVEISASKELVDLAAEGFDAGIRMGQFVDADMVAVPLTPPLRLIVVGSPDYFAAHSPPKHTDDLRQHACLRWRRSSGALALWSFNDNGQTIEIAVSGPLIANDFPTMLGGALEGMGLAQLPEPMAAERLRAGQLVHVLEQFAPVTPGVFLYYPNRRQIMPKLRAFIDHVKSRPPGQGNVSETG; encoded by the coding sequence ATGAAGCAGAACTTCACAGTCAGACAAGGCGCGCTCGATGGCGTGGAAGTGTTCCTGAGCGTCGCCCAGCATCGCAGCTTTCGCCGGGCCGCCGCGGAGCTCGGGGTGACGCCATCGGCGGTCAGCCAGACGGTGCGTGTTCTTGAGGCGCGCATCGGCGCTGCGCTGTTCATCCGCACCACGCGAAGTGTCGGCCTGACCGAAGCCGGCGAGCGGTTTTTAGCACAAGCAAAACCCGCGTTCGAGGAGCTTGTCGCCGCGAGCGAGGTGGCGCGCGGATTCGGCCAGCGGCCCACCGGCTTGTTGCGGCTTTCCGTGCCGCGCGCGGTGTTGCCCATCCTGCTCGAACCGCTGATCGCCTCTTTCTGCCAGGCGTATCCCGAGGTCGAAGTGGAAATCTCCGCCAGCAAGGAACTGGTCGATCTCGCAGCGGAAGGATTCGACGCCGGTATCCGGATGGGTCAGTTCGTCGATGCCGACATGGTCGCCGTACCGTTGACGCCGCCGCTTCGTCTTATCGTCGTCGGCAGCCCCGATTACTTCGCCGCGCACAGCCCGCCGAAACACACGGACGATCTGCGCCAGCACGCCTGCTTGCGGTGGCGGCGATCCAGCGGCGCGCTCGCGCTCTGGTCCTTCAACGACAACGGCCAGACGATCGAGATCGCCGTGTCCGGCCCGCTCATCGCCAATGATTTTCCGACCATGCTGGGCGGCGCGCTCGAAGGTATGGGGCTTGCCCAGCTTCCCGAGCCGATGGCCGCCGAAAGATTGCGAGCGGGACAACTGGTGCACGTTCTGGAGCAATTCGCGCCGGTGACACCGGGCGTGTTTCTCTACTATCCGAACCGCCGGCAGATCATGCCGAAGCTGCGCGCCTTCATCGATCATGTGAAGAGCCGCCCGCCAGGTCAAGGGAACGTGTCGGAAACAGGATAA
- a CDS encoding VOC family protein, protein MFDHVKFGVSDYAASKAFFVKALEPIGVAVVSEGVPTYGVELSPPGKASLCLFQTEEKPAHLHLAFTADNRQQVDAFYRAALEEGGKDNGAPGLRPRYHANYYAAFVIGPDGHNIEVVCHQAEG, encoded by the coding sequence ATGTTCGACCACGTGAAATTCGGCGTCAGCGATTATGCAGCGAGCAAAGCGTTCTTCGTCAAGGCACTTGAACCGATCGGCGTAGCGGTTGTTTCGGAAGGGGTGCCGACGTACGGTGTCGAGCTTAGTCCGCCGGGTAAGGCTTCTTTGTGTCTGTTCCAGACCGAGGAGAAGCCGGCGCATCTTCACCTGGCGTTCACGGCCGACAATCGCCAGCAAGTCGACGCTTTCTATCGCGCGGCTCTGGAAGAGGGCGGCAAAGATAATGGGGCGCCTGGTCTGCGTCCGCGCTACCACGCGAACTACTACGCAGCTTTTGTTATTGGTCCAGACGGGCACAATATCGAAGTGGTTTGCCATCAGGCCGAGGGCTAA
- a CDS encoding DUF2846 domain-containing protein, which produces MKSFYRTLLLAGGAALLAAGCASGPQYKDVASSIPTLSPDDGRIYFFRSDSFAGAMLQPEIKLNDKVVGHSKPGGFFYLDEPAGSYTVATSTEVTKTVTFELKAGETKYVRTAVSMGILVGHITPTIDYPENAQLEIQTLKYIGDAAPAVAAGAQTSATATTSTATGKM; this is translated from the coding sequence ATGAAAAGCTTCTACCGAACCCTGTTGCTCGCCGGCGGCGCTGCACTGCTCGCGGCGGGTTGCGCGTCCGGGCCGCAATATAAAGACGTAGCGTCGTCGATCCCGACGCTCTCGCCTGACGATGGCCGCATCTACTTCTTCCGCTCGGATTCGTTTGCAGGCGCCATGCTGCAACCCGAGATCAAGCTCAACGACAAGGTGGTCGGCCATTCGAAACCTGGCGGCTTCTTCTACCTCGACGAACCGGCGGGCAGCTATACCGTCGCTACCTCGACCGAGGTGACAAAGACCGTCACGTTCGAGCTGAAGGCCGGCGAGACGAAGTACGTGCGCACGGCAGTCAGCATGGGCATACTGGTGGGTCACATCACGCCGACGATCGACTATCCGGAGAACGCGCAGTTGGAAATCCAGACGCTGAAGTACATCGGCGATGCGGCTCCGGCCGTGGCGGCGGGTGCGCAGACGAGCGCGACGGCGACTACGTCGACCGCTACTGGCAAGATGTAA
- a CDS encoding FAD-dependent monooxygenase codes for MLIVGGGLVGLSAGLFLQRLGVPFILIEKNEGVSLLPRARGIHLRTMELFRQIGVEDAVKAATVAAWKQGGFGGARRGRTLMDAQSIVDVSTMRVKMAAAGASPSSFGACPQTLIEPVLRQHLEARGGDVRFGHELVSFVESGDAVVATVRGRDGQETVVEATWLLGADGGRSFVRRQLGIGMIETPAPQHLLNIFFRADLAEAVEGRTFSQCEIANEKVRGLFLAMNNTDMWSFHLEYDPSQGPPADSELPDLLRAAIGLDDVDIDIISHGAWSTGVSIAQRYRLGRAFLCGDAAHLMPPWGGFNATTGIADAHNLAWKIAATLRGEAAAALLDSYETERRPLAVRNGSQALLRTDFDARFGIETQTNREVFPALLDAGALLLRHRYRYADGVSSEDSSALVAHLQAQTGTRFPHAWIRRDGQRISTLDLFGDSYVLLAGPNASVQASSRASLNSATPAVYVAGKDFEFVDSEDDWQTLTALPDDGAVTVRPDGFVLCRSDGGGCFERIALMLCVT; via the coding sequence GTGCTGATCGTCGGCGGCGGACTGGTCGGCCTGTCGGCCGGCCTGTTCCTGCAACGCCTGGGCGTTCCCTTCATCCTCATCGAGAAAAACGAGGGCGTTTCGCTGCTGCCGCGCGCCCGTGGCATTCATCTGCGAACCATGGAGCTGTTTCGCCAGATTGGCGTTGAAGACGCGGTCAAGGCGGCCACGGTTGCGGCCTGGAAACAGGGTGGCTTCGGCGGTGCGCGACGCGGGCGCACGCTGATGGACGCACAGTCGATCGTCGACGTCTCCACCATGCGCGTGAAGATGGCCGCGGCCGGCGCGTCACCGTCGAGTTTCGGCGCGTGCCCGCAGACGCTGATAGAACCGGTGCTACGCCAGCACCTCGAAGCGCGAGGTGGCGACGTGCGCTTCGGCCACGAACTCGTGTCGTTCGTCGAGTCGGGCGATGCGGTGGTCGCGACAGTACGTGGCCGGGATGGACAGGAGACGGTCGTTGAGGCCACCTGGCTGCTTGGCGCCGACGGCGGGCGCAGCTTCGTGCGCAGGCAACTGGGCATCGGCATGATTGAGACGCCCGCCCCGCAGCATCTGCTCAACATCTTCTTCCGAGCCGATCTGGCCGAGGCCGTGGAAGGCCGCACGTTCAGCCAATGCGAGATCGCGAATGAGAAAGTACGCGGCCTTTTTCTGGCGATGAACAACACCGACATGTGGTCGTTCCATCTGGAATACGACCCGTCGCAAGGACCACCGGCCGACAGCGAACTGCCCGACCTGCTGCGCGCCGCAATCGGCCTGGATGATGTCGACATCGACATCATCAGTCATGGCGCGTGGAGCACTGGCGTGTCCATTGCGCAGCGCTATCGGTTGGGCCGCGCCTTTCTGTGCGGCGACGCGGCGCATTTGATGCCGCCGTGGGGCGGCTTCAATGCGACCACCGGCATTGCCGATGCGCACAATCTCGCCTGGAAGATCGCCGCTACATTGCGCGGTGAAGCGGCAGCGGCGCTGCTCGACAGCTATGAGACCGAGCGACGACCGCTCGCCGTGCGTAACGGCAGCCAGGCGCTGCTGCGCACGGACTTCGATGCGCGCTTTGGTATCGAAACGCAGACCAACCGGGAGGTGTTCCCCGCGCTGCTCGATGCGGGTGCTTTGTTGTTGCGGCATCGCTATCGGTATGCAGACGGCGTGTCTTCCGAAGATTCGTCAGCGTTGGTTGCGCATCTGCAGGCGCAGACCGGGACGCGCTTTCCTCACGCCTGGATTCGGCGCGACGGTCAACGGATCTCGACGCTGGACCTCTTCGGCGACAGCTATGTCTTGCTGGCTGGCCCGAACGCTTCGGTGCAGGCATCGAGCCGTGCAAGCCTCAACTCCGCTACGCCCGCGGTTTATGTCGCCGGCAAGGATTTTGAATTCGTCGATTCCGAAGACGACTGGCAGACGCTGACTGCTCTGCCCGACGATGGCGCGGTGACGGTACGGCCAGATGGTTTTGTTCTGTGCCGCTCGGATGGTGGAGGTTGCTTCGAACGGATCGCGCTCATGCTATGCGTAACCTAA
- a CDS encoding TetR/AcrR family transcriptional regulator C-terminal domain-containing protein — MAKIRRDEVASAALELLDVVGLDGLSTRRLAEKLGVESATLYWHFRDKSALLGEMASLVLARHHTIGVPEDIADWPVWFADNARSFRRALLAHRDGALLHAGTTPNQAEFARILPKVAYLVSAGFSESDAQMALLAAGQFTVGCVLEEQARDVRSASPEPQRKEVGKGKTAQAADAGPAIDPIDPDVAFEFGLGLLVSGLCSR; from the coding sequence ATGGCAAAAATTCGACGTGACGAAGTGGCGAGTGCAGCGCTTGAACTCCTCGACGTAGTCGGCCTCGACGGGTTATCGACGAGACGTCTTGCCGAGAAACTCGGCGTGGAATCGGCCACGCTCTACTGGCACTTCCGTGACAAGTCGGCGCTGCTTGGCGAGATGGCTTCTCTGGTGCTGGCGCGGCATCACACGATCGGCGTGCCAGAGGACATCGCGGATTGGCCGGTCTGGTTTGCCGACAACGCGCGCAGTTTTCGCCGTGCGCTCCTTGCCCATCGCGACGGCGCATTGCTGCACGCCGGCACGACACCGAACCAGGCCGAGTTCGCACGGATCCTGCCGAAAGTGGCCTACCTGGTGAGCGCGGGTTTTAGCGAATCGGATGCGCAGATGGCGTTGCTGGCCGCGGGCCAGTTCACCGTGGGCTGCGTGCTGGAGGAGCAGGCGCGTGACGTTCGGAGTGCGTCGCCCGAACCTCAACGCAAAGAGGTCGGCAAGGGCAAGACCGCTCAGGCGGCAGATGCCGGCCCGGCGATCGATCCCATCGATCCGGATGTGGCCTTTGAATTTGGGCTCGGACTGCTAGTTAGCGGTCTTTGCAGCCGATAG